One part of the Sphingobacterium sp. LZ7M1 genome encodes these proteins:
- a CDS encoding RagB/SusD family nutrient uptake outer membrane protein, whose translation MIKKTKSIIGISLLCAALMSSCDLDRLPLDGPSSETFPASQKEAEMGLLGAYKGLTLLDASSTPIWHVMDNITDIGYARPGNNYTSPITSSITTDNALATKPWAAHYKTIGRVHDVLDKLADIKTSMSEADYKKIDAELRFIRAYSYSQLIELYGDVPLLKNALKLGDELPGRTKKAEVEKFILDELTAIADNLPQSQAGTKFSRASSIAAYTLKARVALYAKQYKLASEASQKAITLSNGIHALTEFDNSIDFANKSHKEGEPEVANIFGHKGYESSKEWIWVAEYNRNISDNVHNQGYYLASRLGKGVCYWGPTQNFIDSFQDLDGKYITESTSYNPEKPFENRDPRLDLYTVRPNSRFMGFQFEPNASFSKVNNYWPVINGTSTKPSSQTNADATNAYRSFSGYLWRKHTDLVDFPTTSVSGFSDLNVGVLRYAELLLIYAEAKIEDNSIDGTVYDAINQIRKRAHMPNLPTGLSQAQLRQALRYERKVELANDGLRWHDLRRWGIANQVMNGHIYLNRLANAWDKNVLTRIDENANPVYNHSVASKVFGTQAVVFKENKDEYWPISAQEMDANKNLTQNPGY comes from the coding sequence ATGATCAAGAAGACAAAATCTATCATAGGAATCAGTTTATTATGCGCAGCTCTCATGAGCTCTTGCGACCTAGACCGATTACCATTGGACGGCCCATCGTCTGAAACCTTCCCAGCCAGCCAAAAAGAAGCTGAAATGGGACTCTTAGGAGCATACAAAGGTTTAACCCTTCTAGATGCTTCCAGCACCCCTATCTGGCACGTTATGGACAACATCACCGATATTGGCTATGCTAGACCGGGAAACAACTATACATCACCGATTACCAGTTCTATCACGACTGACAATGCCTTGGCAACCAAACCTTGGGCTGCCCATTACAAAACCATCGGAAGGGTACATGATGTCCTGGATAAATTGGCAGACATCAAAACCAGCATGTCTGAAGCTGATTACAAAAAGATCGATGCAGAGTTGAGATTTATCCGTGCCTATTCCTATTCCCAACTGATCGAATTGTATGGCGATGTTCCCTTATTGAAAAACGCATTGAAACTGGGCGATGAACTACCGGGTAGAACCAAAAAAGCTGAGGTAGAAAAATTCATCTTGGATGAACTGACTGCCATTGCAGACAACCTACCCCAATCACAGGCCGGAACAAAGTTTTCTAGGGCATCCAGCATTGCTGCCTATACCCTAAAAGCCAGAGTTGCCCTCTATGCAAAACAATACAAGCTCGCTAGCGAAGCATCACAAAAAGCTATCACCCTATCCAATGGGATCCATGCCTTGACGGAGTTCGACAATTCCATCGACTTTGCCAACAAGTCCCACAAGGAAGGCGAACCAGAAGTTGCCAATATATTTGGCCACAAAGGATACGAAAGCAGCAAAGAATGGATTTGGGTGGCTGAATACAACCGCAATATCAGCGACAACGTACATAATCAAGGTTATTATCTAGCTTCCAGACTTGGGAAAGGCGTATGTTATTGGGGACCGACCCAAAACTTCATCGACTCTTTCCAGGATCTAGATGGCAAGTACATCACGGAATCGACCAGTTACAACCCGGAGAAACCTTTTGAAAACAGAGACCCTCGTTTGGACCTTTACACTGTTCGTCCGAATTCCAGGTTTATGGGATTCCAATTCGAGCCAAATGCCTCATTCTCCAAAGTGAACAACTATTGGCCTGTAATCAACGGTACCTCTACCAAACCTAGTTCGCAGACCAATGCTGATGCCACCAATGCATACCGTTCCTTTAGCGGATATCTATGGCGTAAACATACCGATCTAGTGGACTTCCCGACGACTTCGGTTTCCGGATTCTCGGACTTAAATGTTGGTGTGTTGAGATATGCAGAACTCCTGTTGATCTATGCAGAAGCGAAGATTGAAGATAACAGCATCGACGGTACAGTGTATGATGCCATCAACCAGATCCGTAAACGCGCGCATATGCCAAACCTTCCTACAGGACTTTCTCAGGCGCAATTGCGCCAAGCCCTACGCTATGAAAGAAAGGTAGAGTTGGCCAATGATGGTTTGCGCTGGCACGACCTTCGTCGCTGGGGAATTGCAAACCAAGTCATGAACGGCCATATCTATCTAAACCGATTGGCTAATGCTTGGGATAAAAACGTATTGACCCGTATCGATGAGAATGCAAACCCAGTGTACAACCACAGTGTAGCAAGTAAAGTCTTCGGCACTCAGGCTGTAGTCTTCAAGGAAAACAAAGATGAGTATTGGCCAATCTCTGCGCAAGAGATGGATGCCAATAAAAACCTGACCCAGAACCCAGGTTATTAA
- a CDS encoding DeoR/GlpR family DNA-binding transcription regulator, with the protein MMNITDRHEFILKSLKEKGKITIDWLCETMKVSSVTIRKDLKVLEDKNLLFRIKGGASNSNPYAIDRPIMVKESINSEEKQRIAQAAIKLIKDNDSIMIGSGTTVFTLAKNIESTHMLTVITPALKVGLELSGKPNIEVLQLGGLIRTNSSSVAGQYAIRILDEISCGILFLGADGIDLEFGISISNLPEATLNQKMIETSQKIAILADSSKFGKRGLGKICELIDVDYIITDNKVSPNIVKSIEDLGIKIILA; encoded by the coding sequence ATGATGAATATCACAGACAGACACGAATTCATTCTAAAAAGCTTAAAGGAAAAAGGGAAAATTACGATAGACTGGCTCTGCGAAACCATGAAGGTTTCCAGCGTAACGATCCGAAAGGACCTTAAAGTACTAGAAGACAAAAACCTGTTATTCAGGATCAAAGGAGGAGCTTCCAACAGCAACCCTTACGCTATCGACCGCCCTATCATGGTGAAGGAATCCATCAACAGCGAGGAGAAACAGCGCATAGCACAGGCCGCGATCAAACTGATCAAAGACAACGACTCCATCATGATCGGATCCGGCACAACCGTGTTCACCCTAGCCAAAAACATTGAATCCACACACATGCTTACGGTCATCACGCCGGCATTAAAAGTAGGTTTAGAGCTCAGTGGCAAGCCTAACATCGAGGTTTTACAGCTCGGAGGACTAATCAGGACCAATTCATCTTCCGTTGCCGGGCAGTATGCGATCCGCATCTTGGACGAGATCAGCTGCGGGATCCTGTTCCTTGGAGCCGACGGAATCGACCTGGAATTCGGAATCTCCATCAGCAACCTACCTGAAGCAACATTAAACCAAAAAATGATCGAAACCTCCCAAAAGATTGCAATCCTGGCAGATAGCAGCAAATTTGGAAAAAGAGGCCTAGGCAAGATCTGCGAACTGATCGACGTAGACTACATCATTACCGACAACAAGGTGTCCCCAAACATCGTCAAGTCTATCGAAGACTTGGGTATCAAAATCATTCTAGCTTAA
- a CDS encoding TonB-dependent receptor — translation MKKQLQLIFLLCFLPIGMLWAQQKNISGKVTNEDGNPLEGVTISIKGHLNALSQTSATGEYAIEANTGDVLVFASMGYANAERTIADQVTINVILTADLTNLDEVVVVGYGTQKKVNLTGAVSTINSEQLERRPIVSTSSALQGLAPGVTVTSQSGAPGGDQGQIRIRGVNSFGGSDSEPLVIIDGVAGSLDNVDANLIENISILKDAASAAIYGSRAANGVILITTKRGKDQFALNYKGYTGWQDPTFIPKVTDGATFMKVFNDANMNDNGSVIYSEKDFEEFNKLYAENPDNFDWQKGILNGSGFTHNHFVSLNAGAGKIRVAPSLGYVSQDGLIDNTGFKRYTFRNNMDINPNDKLNIRFDLSAVNSNRLQIANEGTIWNYIGRMPTNIPIRVGDGLWSEGWVKNNPVAFIEDGGNKKVNNLELLGNLSINYKPFDWLSISGMAAPRYRTRNIHEFAKAVMTYYEDGSEAGTALPSTELTESAYRYFNGSYSFQTTAQKSFNDHNFSLMLGASRETYDEKYLMGYRRDFTYDTYEVLNAGADTETKNNAGNQFQWLLVSTFGRFNYDYKGRYLLEANLRYDGSSRFAKSNRWAAFPSFSAGWRISEEPFMADLKNSINQLKLRGSWGILGNQNIGTTYQPYIETLNLGSISVGGAVDQMIALNTMANSGLLWEETTMAGLGLDASLFNNFSVTFDWYTKQTDGILMKLYVSELYGKNAPFQNAAKVQNQGWEASVRYDNQFGDFKLGIGANISDVKNKILDMKGQVSGTLLRQQEGYSINSIYGYQSDGLYQSQEEIDNGPKQFGTLKPGDIRYRDIAGDLDANGNAIPDGKITDADKTIIGSTMPRYTYGFNLDLGYKGLRFSAFLQGVAKANGYLDSHYVIPAVNSSAIKPWQLDYWSEDNRGASLPRVSVTSTNNTQNSDFWMRSASYLRLKNVQLGYEIPKSWLANSKIGGIFIYANGQNLFTKTNFYEGYDPEINYNSGAQDGVTLGSGNFYPQVKVYTFGLDFKF, via the coding sequence ATGAAAAAACAACTGCAACTCATTTTTTTGCTGTGTTTTCTACCTATAGGCATGCTATGGGCACAGCAAAAGAATATCTCGGGGAAAGTGACCAATGAAGATGGAAACCCTTTGGAAGGCGTGACCATCAGCATTAAGGGTCATCTTAATGCCTTGTCCCAAACTTCAGCAACTGGCGAGTATGCTATCGAAGCCAACACTGGAGATGTTTTGGTTTTCGCAAGCATGGGTTATGCCAATGCGGAAAGAACCATTGCGGACCAAGTGACAATCAATGTTATCCTTACAGCCGACCTGACCAACCTGGACGAAGTCGTTGTGGTTGGTTATGGGACTCAAAAAAAGGTAAACCTGACCGGAGCTGTTTCTACGATCAATAGCGAACAGCTGGAAAGACGACCAATCGTATCCACCTCCTCTGCCCTGCAAGGTCTCGCACCGGGCGTAACAGTAACCTCCCAATCCGGCGCACCAGGCGGCGACCAAGGTCAGATCCGTATCCGCGGTGTCAATTCATTCGGCGGATCAGATTCTGAACCTCTTGTGATCATCGACGGTGTAGCAGGATCCTTGGACAATGTAGATGCGAACCTGATCGAGAACATCTCCATCCTTAAGGACGCAGCATCTGCGGCAATCTACGGTTCCCGTGCCGCTAACGGGGTAATCTTGATCACAACTAAGCGTGGTAAGGACCAATTTGCCCTAAACTACAAAGGCTATACAGGTTGGCAGGACCCAACCTTTATCCCGAAGGTAACGGATGGTGCAACTTTCATGAAAGTATTTAACGATGCCAACATGAACGATAACGGCTCCGTAATCTACAGCGAAAAAGATTTTGAAGAATTCAATAAATTATATGCAGAGAACCCAGATAATTTCGACTGGCAAAAAGGCATCCTAAATGGTTCAGGATTCACCCACAACCATTTTGTTTCCCTCAATGCCGGCGCTGGGAAGATCCGCGTGGCTCCTTCCCTGGGTTATGTATCCCAAGATGGACTGATTGACAACACCGGTTTCAAAAGATACACCTTCCGAAACAATATGGACATCAATCCAAATGATAAATTAAACATCCGTTTTGACCTTTCAGCCGTAAACAGCAACCGCTTACAGATCGCTAATGAAGGAACTATCTGGAATTATATTGGCCGTATGCCAACCAACATCCCAATCCGCGTAGGCGATGGCCTTTGGTCAGAAGGCTGGGTAAAAAACAACCCCGTAGCTTTTATTGAAGATGGTGGCAATAAAAAAGTAAACAACCTGGAGTTATTGGGAAACCTTTCCATTAACTATAAACCATTCGATTGGTTGAGCATCTCAGGTATGGCAGCACCAAGATACCGCACCCGTAATATCCATGAATTCGCAAAGGCAGTCATGACCTATTACGAAGACGGAAGCGAAGCGGGCACAGCCTTACCTTCTACGGAACTGACTGAATCTGCTTACCGCTATTTCAACGGAAGCTACTCTTTCCAAACCACTGCACAAAAATCATTCAATGACCACAACTTCAGCTTGATGCTCGGTGCCTCAAGAGAAACTTATGACGAAAAATACCTGATGGGATACCGTCGTGATTTTACCTACGACACCTATGAGGTATTGAACGCTGGTGCAGACACAGAAACCAAGAACAATGCTGGAAACCAATTCCAATGGCTGTTGGTTTCCACTTTCGGAAGATTTAACTACGATTACAAAGGCCGTTACCTTTTGGAAGCCAACCTTCGTTATGACGGAAGTTCCAGGTTTGCAAAATCAAACCGCTGGGCAGCATTCCCATCTTTCTCTGCTGGATGGAGAATCTCGGAAGAGCCATTTATGGCTGACCTAAAAAATTCCATCAACCAGTTGAAACTCCGCGGTTCATGGGGTATCCTAGGTAACCAAAACATCGGAACAACCTACCAACCATACATCGAAACCTTGAATCTAGGAAGTATTTCCGTTGGTGGTGCGGTTGACCAAATGATTGCCTTGAACACCATGGCAAACTCGGGCCTATTGTGGGAAGAAACCACCATGGCCGGTTTAGGATTGGATGCATCCCTTTTCAACAACTTCAGCGTTACATTCGATTGGTACACAAAACAGACCGATGGTATCCTGATGAAACTTTACGTTTCTGAGCTATATGGTAAGAATGCACCATTCCAAAATGCGGCCAAGGTACAGAACCAAGGATGGGAAGCATCGGTGCGTTACGACAACCAATTCGGCGATTTTAAATTAGGTATCGGCGCCAATATTTCCGATGTAAAGAACAAGATCCTTGACATGAAAGGACAAGTTTCAGGAACGTTATTGAGACAACAGGAAGGATATTCCATCAACTCCATTTACGGCTACCAATCCGACGGTCTTTATCAATCCCAGGAAGAAATAGACAATGGACCTAAGCAGTTCGGCACCTTAAAACCGGGCGATATCAGATACAGGGACATCGCGGGTGATCTAGATGCGAATGGCAATGCCATCCCGGATGGCAAGATCACGGATGCAGATAAAACCATTATCGGCAGCACCATGCCTCGATATACCTACGGATTCAACCTAGACTTAGGCTACAAGGGTCTTAGGTTCAGTGCCTTTTTGCAAGGTGTAGCCAAAGCAAATGGCTACCTGGATTCACATTACGTGATCCCAGCGGTGAACTCTTCGGCGATTAAACCTTGGCAATTGGACTACTGGTCCGAAGACAACAGAGGAGCCTCATTACCACGCGTATCGGTAACCTCAACAAACAATACGCAGAACTCTGATTTCTGGATGAGAAGCGCTTCTTATCTCCGATTGAAAAATGTTCAGTTAGGCTATGAGATCCCTAAAAGCTGGCTGGCGAACAGCAAGATCGGCGGAATATTCATCTATGCCAACGGACAGAACCTCTTTACAAAAACAAACTTCTACGAAGGCTATGACCCTGAAATCAATTATAACTCAGGAGCACAGGATGGAGTAACCTTAGGTTCAGGTAACTTCTACCCCCAGGTTAAGGTGTACACATTTGGTTTAGACTTTAAATTTTAA